Within Salvia splendens isolate huo1 chromosome 21, SspV2, whole genome shotgun sequence, the genomic segment GGTAAGATTCTCCCTCTTATTTACTTGATGGataaagatttaattattatttataaagcTTTTTTTTGGATTTAACTCTGATTAAGCTATATGTATCCTACCTTAAGTTTTTGTTCAAATTCAATTCTTTAGttgatttttaatttcttgtaaAGTGAATTTGATCTTCTACATTGTTTTTGGTGGTATTTCAGATACAGCCAGACATTACCAGCCCTTACAAGTGATAAAGAAAATTATTGATGCAATGGCTTATACTAAACTGGTAAGTAACAAaaactttttatttgttttgatattcGCATTACTATCTATGAGTAAGATGCATCTATAGTCGAACTTGTTATGAGGGCCTAGAAATGGTCATCTGAGCTCATGATTTAGTATAAGGATATAGTGATACACAGCGAAATTTATGAACACTTAGGCATGTAGAATATAAATAGAATATAAACCACCACCAAATTACTAGATAATTATGCCTCTCAAGTGTTTGTGATATAACTCAAACTTGTAATGATCATATCTAAGTCTCCATATCTTGTTGAGTCAGCTTGTTTTATAAAACAGAACGTGCTGCATTGGCATATCGTGGATACACAATCTTTTCCTCTTGAGATTCCATCATATCCAAAGTTGTGGGATGGCTCTTTTACAATTTTTGAACGCTACACGGTTGCTGATGCTGTAGAGATTGTGAGGCAAGTAGTTCGATATCATATCTAATAACCTTCACAAGttctaaataaatatatttgatTTCTGTCTCTTCTCATTTATTTCAGTTATGCTAAGAAACGTGGGATTAATGTGTTGGCTGAAATCGATGTTCCTGGCCATGCTGAATCCTGGTATTTTGCTCATGTTCTCAACTTAGTAGATATTTGATGATTGCATCTTCTTCACTAATTTGGAATTTGCATTGACTTTCTTTCATTGTTATTTCTGTTGTTAATTGTTGAAAATAACATAACATTTATCAAATTTGCAAATATCACAGTGCTGTTAAAATGTTGCAATCTCAACACCAGCTCTTGTATCATTTTTATGGAAATTACACCCACCCCCAAAATTTTGACAAGACACTACATTGTTTCATTGATAAAACGACGCCATTAGTGGTATATATGTACAAACTGTGTTATATTCGACAATTTACCCTTCATATTACTCCACACACTTAAATATATTTACTTTTAGGGGGTTTGGATATCCTTCTCTGCGACCTTCAGAAAATTGCACGAGGCCACTTGATGTTAGTAATGATTTTACCTTCAAATTAATTGATGGAATTCTTTCGGGTATTTCCATCTAATTTATGCTATAATAACTTCTAGTTGCTTCCTTCGAATATACTTTAATGGCCAttcatcatttttaatttttattgttcttcAGATTTTAGTAAGATCTTCAAGTTTAAATTTATTCACCTCGGAGGCGATGAAGTCGATACTAGTAAGATTTATTCAGCTTAGTTTTCTTAAAATTATTCTGTTTTATTTGTATAGTCTGTCATTCACTCACAACTTTATTACAATTTCAGGTTGCTGGATCTTAACTCCTCATGTGAGAAGTTGgtaattattttgtttcataTCTAAAACTTttgcaaaaagaaaatatttttgatatatTCATCTTCATTTCCAGAAAGTGTATCAAAATCATAAGGGCATCTCGTAATATATTCGTCTGTGATACACAGGTTACAAAAGCAAGGGATGGATGACTCAGCTGCTTATCAGTATTTCGTGTTGCGAGTGCAAAAACTGGCATTGTCCCATGGCTATGAAATAATTAACTGGTAGAAAAATTTATTCATGAtttttatatatctatatattcgATTATTTTGGTCATAATTTCATGATTATAGGCAGATCTATcgtatatatatactatattttgTTATGCATTAATATAACACTTTCTCCATTGTTGCAGGGAAGAGACTTTCAATGACTTTGGAAGTAAGTTGAACCCCCAAACCGTGGTACATAACTGGTAAGCGAGTGACAATTATATTTCACAAGTATAAGATTTATATTACAagaagtttttattttattttattgctaTTTACATGATCGAATAATGTGAAAAACTTGCATGAACTTCTAACAGGCTTAACTTCTAAATAAAGGTGAGAGttatgaattaaaaaaacacaattgCTATGCATAAAGCTGAGAGTTCCTATAAGAACTCTGTTGTACTctcaagtactccctccgttccaatgAAAATGTTCACATTCTTTAATAACACGGGATTTTAGGTGGAGTTGTTGGATGtattaaagtagagagaagaaGGTAGTTAAggttttaatgaggagagaatacTATAAATTTTAGTTAAGGTGATTATGCGTGGTGCAGGATTGGGGGAGGTGTTGCTGAAAAGATTGTTAAAGCAGGACTGCGCTGTATTGTGAGCAACCAAGACAAATGGTACTTGGATCACTACATTCGTTGGCAAGATTTCTACGCCAACGAGCCACTCGAAAACATCACAAACCACGAGTTGCACAGTCGTGTCCTTGGTGGCGAGGTGTGCATGTGGGGCGAGCTAATTGACGCCGGCGATATCGAACAGATGGTGTGGCCCCGGGCTGCTGCAGCTGCTGGTAATTTCAATCTGGATCGAATTGAATTGCTAACTTTGTTTTTGAAAAATGATTCAAATAGGTTTAATATAGGAGAAAATTATGCACatgtaaataaaaatagatcTGATTCTAAATATATCCTCTCTTAACAAACACTCTCTGCAAACACGTCTATTTTTAGAATCTCTCTCTGCAAATAGAAACAAGAATGGAGTTTCTTACActatttcattttctgtttgTAGAGAGGATGTGGACAAGCTATGACAAGCTTGCCAAGGATCCAAGTGATGTAAGGGGCCGATTGTCGCATTTTAGGTGTCTGCTGAATCAAAGGGGGGTAGCTGCTGGTCCGTTGGAAGGATTAGGCAAAACGAGCCCGTATGGGCCCGGTTCTTGTTACACAAAATGATAGAGTAGTAGCAGTTGTGGATTTTTCTTCAAAAGATCAATAATCATCTAAATTACTGATCTAGGCAATGAAACTATGTTACTTTGCTTATAATTTTGATCCCTCTCAATTTAACAATGAAAATAGATTCATATTTGTATAATGATGGATTCAAGTGGAGCAGgtggttttaagaaatgcaaataaatgcgagtaaaagtgaaatgagacaatgTAATGacggacaaactaaaaatgataaaatgagacgtgtaatcacaacatgaaaagagtactatatattaagaaaatatatatattaaaagaattaagtttgacagaaaacataattaaCAATATAGATTACAAAAAAACATCAAACTGCATGCAGTAATATTCAACTAAAATACATATTCTACGGCTTccacggcggcggcggaggtgggCTGACCGGGTACAGCGGCGGCACAGCCGTGAAAATCGAGTTCTTGTCGATCCCGACCCCTCCGCTGGTCGTGAGAGAAACAAGCGCGGCGACAAGCCCGGCGTTGCCAGCGAGCGTGGGCTCGGTGTAGCTGTAGTTAGCCCGGACGTCTTTGAACTTGTCGAAGCGGTCGGGGCCGCCGACCATGGCGCCGGTGATGTTGTGGGGATTGGGAGTCTTGGCGTCGCGCCACCGAAATCCGCCGCTGCAGGAGTACTTGGTTCTGTCTTTAGGGATGGAGGCGGCGCGGTGGTGGACTTGCCTTGGGAATTTTTTACCGAATCCAACTACGTAGCTCATCTTTGCAGGGTTGTCACCTAATATgtaatttatctattttggaaaaaatgaaaaattgggtTAGTatctagtaattttttttaatttctacgGATAATTAGTAATTTAGAATTATAGTTTCCTTTTTTGAATATCTAGATCATACAAATCCTCCTAATTATTCAATTCGTTTAGCGAAGAACTCAATATTATTGAAAAACACAGAATCAAAATACGGAGGTTATCTTTATATACTACTAccagtttttagtttattttagaaATGATTTAAAAATAACCTCggtattttcaaaatttgaattttgtaaaattcattaaaaacgaCCACTGACCACCGTGTTATCTAAAATGACTAAAAACAAGTTATAATGTAGGTTAAACGAGAACGATGCTCATATAAAGAATGTATAGTGTGGCGTTACCTGAGAAGTTGCGAAATCTTTGAGCACACTGATTGGCATGAAATTGGATCCACAATACCAGCCAGGAACTCCAGTTTCATTGAGGTAATCAGCAAAAATCGATGCCAAAAACGCTGCATTTGCTGTATATTGCAAATTCTGTGCCTTCCCATGATTTAGTTGTATCATTCctcctataaatatatgatcataattttaattcatatcaaaataaaaaaaattaaatagttaTGAATAGCCTCTACAATAATCTAGATAACTCAAAAAAAAATCTAGATAACtcaaaaatatactataaaaatgaatttttgaaaagatAGCATCTatcaatgattttttttgtgtatGATGACTTATCACTAAATCCTAATCCCTGAAGCTCTATAGATTAATGTATTAAAACGAATTAAACACTATTTAGTgcacaaatattaataaattaaagcaAATTAAACACAATCAAGATCATACCTTGGGTGAAATTGAAAACGTTGTACCTCCTCAAGTAAGAACACATAGTAAGGCCAGTCACATTATGATACATCTTCAACATATCCTCATACGGATACCCCGGGTTCAAGAACAGCCTCGTCCTCACCAGCACCAGCATCGCCGCCGGCAGCTTGTTATCCCAGCTCAACACGCTCAAATCCGGAATCATATAAAACGCCTTCGAATTGCTCGACATCCCGGGATTCGTCGCCAGCGACAGGTACGAGCTGTTTCCCGTGGCGTAGAACAGCCACGCCGAGCCCCACATGTACTCGTCGTAGTACCCGGTCGAGTTGTAGTAGGGCTCGATGAACGGGTTGCCCCTCGAGTAGCGGTTGCGCCGCCCACCGTCGCGGGCGAAGGCGAACACGGTCTCCGCCCCCTTGCGGAGTTTCTTGGAGTAGGCGTTGTTGTCGCGGAAGAGGATGGAGGCGGCCGCCATGGCTGCCGCCATCTCGCCGGCTAGCTCCGGCCCGGTCGTCGTGGTCTGGACCGGGCGGTCGTAGTCCATGTCCTCGGGACGTTGCCAGCACGTGTGGTCGTCGGGCGTGGTGGAGCCGTTTCGGGACCCGCCAACCTGCATGATTAGGCTCGTGATAGATCATCAGGATGACATTGACTAAAAAtgttatatactctctccgtctccgTCCCAAGGTAAGTAGTATATCACAGCTAAGTTGACTGGCACATTTAAACACGAGATTAAATTGATCTGagattaattttcttttataataaaaaaaacagacCAGACATATGAGAATAAGTTAATTTAAATAATgtctaatttaataaaatacatattcatGTGACACAATCTTATATAATCCATCAAATCGAATAACATTATATGAACGCACCTGGCTGTAAATCTTGTCAATTTTGGTGGCGGAGGAGTTGAAAGTGAGGAGCAAATAATCGGTTCCCCATTTGATGAGGTCTCGAACATGATTATATTCACCAATCTCACGATATTTGTGTTCATATTCAATAACGCTCCAACTTAACATCGTCATAGCAAACGACATCGGAAAATGAAATTTGGAGTTGTCTCCGGCATCGTAGTATCCTCCCACTAACCCTCCTTTAACGTCCGATAAATCCGACCCGTCTTGTAACCCGGAATCCCCTCTCCATGGGATGCCGTTGCTCTTGGGCAATTTTCCAGCTACATATCCAAAAAAACAATAATGCTATACTGATTATTTTGAATCTGGAAAATATAATGAGTGAAGTTAAAGTTGttgttttttcttaaattgGAGATTTTGGAATTAAGTTAATATAATCagcatgttttttttattcttgACATTATGATTGAGCAACGCTCTTGCGCACGTGCAGGGGAGGTATGGGTCAAACCCAACCCTAGAGAATGTGCGGGTCAAACCCGACCCATGACATGTTAAAATAagacaattaaaaaatattaggaAATCAGACGACCTGGCTTAGACGTAATCAATGATCTCACTTCCTAAACttgattaattgaaaatataaaataaacattttattaTCATATAAAATGGACAATAAAATATGGACACAAATTAAAATCTTTCCCTAATCATGTCTAGATTAATgtcaaattaattaaacatcGTGTCAGTTTTCCTAAACAATTCACTGAAAACAATAATTGTAGATTAAGAAAATGGATGAAGTAaagattttgatttttggttaATTTCATGCAAAGGGAAACTAAACCAAACGTGCGTAGCACGTTCGTAGTCTCCtctttctaatttaattaatagcaatATGAGCgatattgaaatattataacCAAGTCAATGATTTTATCGAATTAAGGCTATTTCCATTCCGTGATTGCAGAATATTTAATTTAGTGTCACTTTTCCACTATTTATCCACCACCTCAAATCTCACTAAATGCAAGTGCCAAAAAATGAAGATTATGGTTTTCTATTGTTGATTGATTTGACCCTTTGTATGAAGTCATAAAGTAAAATTAATCATATtacataattctcatacaataCTATTTCCCATCTACTACATAGGTAAAACTAAGCCTATAAGTCAAACACTTTACTCACATTGAAACTTATTAAACATCTTAAATATTTTACTAAGTTTTACATGTAATCGACCCCTATAGATAAATTCAACGACTAATATTCATGTCAGTAATAATCTACGAGGACAATATTGACGAACTCATCTTACCATTGATAACTTTACATGCCAACATATTTTTAACTGATATTTAATGAGAATAATTTCTATTGATAAAAAGTTAGTACTATCTTTTTTTAGCGTTTGATTACATGAATTCTTTATTCATGTACAATTACAataccaattaattaattttgaaatattccAAATTTTTTTCCAGTTTCCGTAGAAAAACGTAATGAGTTCATTCATTTGACTATAGAGcataaattcaaaaaaacgAGAGTCTAAAGCGCGACTAATGAAAACAGAGAAAACGTACATTTTTGGGCGTTGAAGAAGAGCAGAGCCTTCCGGAGCGCCACCGTGTAGTtatccggcggcggcggcgctcgTTTATGCTTCGGTATCGCTTTCGCTATGATGATCGGAAGCCCGATCACCACGAACGCGATCAAAATCGACAGAATCGTCCACTTAAACACTTTCCGGCTGCACACGATGCATCCGAGATCGAcgtatttcttcttcttcttctccggcGGCCCTAGCAGCCAGCTCTGCTGCGTCTGGTCTAAATTACCGTTGTACCCCTGGTTAGCCAGCGACGCTCTGTCCCAATCCAAATTATTCCTGCTTTTCTCGTCTTCGACGGCCGAATCGGCCGCGATTTCCAGCGATCCTCCCCAATGATTGTgcattttttcggttttggtgaAGAAATCTCGGATTTGTTTTGGATTTATTGCGGCGAATTCATGTGGAATTGGATTTACCTGGTCATTGTGATTATGAATGAGGAAATTAAATACAGGATTTATTGCGGTCAAATTGAATTCGTTTTTTGATGAGAATGCAGTAAATTAACATTCATGCATATTGAGAACATATGAGATCGTGTGAAGAAATGGAAAAGGTATAATTGCGCTATGAAATTTAATTACCTGCCAAAATCGGTGGCGAAATTCTTCAGCAGCTCTCTGCATCCGCCATTAGAGTATCTCTCTCCTTCTATCTCTGTAGTGTGTATGGGAAGtgtataaatatatgtatattttggAGAGAGAAGTTGACTtggatttttctttttctattttaattgattaattaaattttttctgGGGGAAGAAGTTGATGGCTTTATTTCTCTTTGTTTGATGTGATattgattaaattaattagaaGATTTTGATCGTGTGAGATTGAGACAGAGTGAATGAGAGCTGTAATGACGCTGTAATCTATAGAGAAATACATATAACGGTATACTATCGTTTTCCATTAATTGTTTATTTAAGGAATTAATTTAACATGACTTTTTAGGCTACTATTGTGGAGTAGAACTTTCCTACCTAGTGAATTCATAATCCAATTACCAAAAAAAGGCAGTTTGTTAATCCAATTGtgtaaataattaatactaaaGGAAAAAGTTAGATAGTTGATATAAAgctcatttttatttataattttgtagtaataaaataatttttagtaagtgattttaatataaaaaacaataagTCTTGGAACTAAATGCTGAATTGGAGCTCACACACGTGAAACGTTTTTGTCCATAAAAGATTTATGAAACATGGGTTAATAtaacatttattttgattatatatgagtataattaaataataggagtattaacTTATTATCAATACATTATATCAAATTTAAGAGGTAATTAAGTCatgtaaaaatattaattaaataattaattaatttgaaaatgaCAATCAGAAAATTTTTCATTATGAACGGTTTCTACTTCTCCTAAATTTCGCCTTCCATAAGTATTATACGATATTATATCAAATGCGATTCATacgatattttattttatttattaatttgaattagTAAAATGAGATTTACTATATCAAATTGTTTTTGACACGATTTACCATATACTACCAGAGTATTATATTTTACTCCTACGTGATTACCTTTTCTTAATTAATTGAGTTAGTTAAATATAATTTACTATATCACTTTTTAATTATTGAGATAACCTATTTTACTCATTTTGTAACTTTATTTTTGTACTTTactaatttcacattaaaatttttCCAATTGGAGGAATGGAGTaagaatttttatatataagaGCTATATCACTATTCAAAATTGGTTGCACAAATTCTAGTCATTGTTTCTATTTTCACAAACAACTTACTTACAATATTATACTTGTGTAGGACAAGAGACATACATTAAGGTGGTGTTCAGTttcctaaataaaataataaagatacaATTTAGGATTGAGGTgcgagattattttagtcatagggattagctatgactaattatctcatgatcactcatctaggattgaattgtggaattaaatctcatgaaccaaacacactacatatttaattcgGCATACAATCTTACAAACCAAACATAAATTACTTAATAGCTACGATAAcctatatattttgttttaaagcttttttatggagtataatataagCGTTTTGATCAAATTGTCATTTTTCTCTGATTAGTTCTTTTAGTCGATGGCATCGTATTATGTTGAAGCAAGtagattattttaaatttaggaaaatgaaaatgaaaatgaaaataggaAAATGTAGACTTTATTAACCATTGCTATATACAACTTAATGAGGGTTTAATAATTAAGATATAGAATTTAATACGCAATCGATTGCAAATGTATTATCGATTGTCATAAAACAAACTCTCAATTTCCTAATTTGGATTAGTAATTAATtagataataattattaaagtCATTGGGCTGTCgttcattttatgtagtttATATGTCTAATCTAAGTCTATAACAACCTTATGTCGGTTCTTATTTTATATAGCGAGTGTGAGgtcatatttattaaattatcaaaaaaattcaataatatcaTTGACATAATCTTTTGGCTGATGCCCCATTTCACACTCAAACAATGTTTTACTTTATGAGAAATGCATTGATATGctgatttttaaatatatattgtcAATGTTAGTGCAAGAGTTTGTTGTGATGGATACTTTCCAACTGCGATATTAATTATAGTAATATATTTTACACGCTTTTAATGATATAATTCcaataattaatactataatcCGGGATAGTCAACTGATTTAGAGTGAAGAGAAAAAAAGCTTATTCTGTAAAATATTGCCACCCACATTTTCTAACCCTCTCTCCAAAATTATATTAAGGGTTTAATAGATTAGTAGTCTAGtctaaaactaataaaaattatgaattcGATAATTCATTGAAAATAAAGTACTCCAGGTGAAGATAAATTTTTGGGTCTCATACATTTAGCTCTGTTTTTATTTATGGAACTGATTTTACTTATATATACAAGAATAGATATTCCATAATTCTATAagctttattattttttttattgcttcCACTTAATTACTTATTTCGTCTTACTCTTCTAGAAAATGCGAAGacaaaataattattagtaCAACATAACTACCgactatattttaaaatttcacattatttgtgttttataaatttgttattaaaaaataaaattcaatcgTAAGCATGATAATTTAGGggtaattacatattttatacaaaatattttatctttgttgcaatttaatacaaaaaagtattaagtttacgtatttcatacaaaaagttacattaatgttttaagttaatatattctgttaaatattttaaacatcgttagttagtttataatttatccaacttatcatcataataaaagaataattatagatgtaatacaattaatcactctAAAAAACTAACATTCAATATCAATTATTCCATCAATTGATCGtggtttaaaaaaattatgtctctcaatatactctattttttattgtatttttttatagaacACGGTATAAAATAAGTCCATATTTCATCTTTACAAAATGGCTAATTTGAGCTTTCAATAGTCAGtaagtcaatatttaatttttcatttttacaaaaaaatgcaATTCGCTAATTTGCTAGTGAagagtggtgatttttttttctgtattttttatttttgtgagtaataaaaataaatatgtttgaaataataaatagaaagttttaatttaaaactttttgtacaaatttaaaatattgatgaaactttttgtaaGTATAATTTAATTGGAAGGAATGGTGTTAGTAGAGACTTGACGGAATGTATTATTTTAGAATACTaagtaaactttttgtatgaaataggTAAACTTAATATTTGTTTgtactaaattaaaataaagataaaatattttgtCTAAAAGACGTAATTACCCCAATTTAACGTTTTCTACTAtttctaaaatatttttttcttttactaaacccTGAAGCGGAGGTTCTACTGGTTGCCGCCTCCACCCTAAGACACGATGCTAAAAATCCGATCAGCCGCCGCCGCCAGAGCGGCGGCTCGGCGGCTGAGGCCCTCCGCCAGCCGCAGTAGCAATACCGAAACTCTTGTTTCCCGCtattttcaattgaataattCAATTCATCCTACGTTAGCCTCCCGAGCTAAGGCGCACTTCATCACTAGAAGTGGAGCTAGggattttctttcttcttcagtTAGATTGTTCTCGACTTGCTCTATCTCCAATTCTAGCGCTAGCGTTGATAATGCTGACGCCGACTCCGAAGCAGACGCCGCGGCGGCGGCTTACTTGTCAATGCGTAACGCGGCGATGGATGACGCGTTCCATGCGATCGAATTGGCGTTGGATTCGGTGGTGAAGATTTTCACGGTAGCGAGTAGTCCGAGCTATTTTCTGCCTTGGCAGAACAAGTCTCAGCGGGAATCCATGGGCTCTGGTAATTGATTGTTTTGCTCTGTATCTCATTTAGTGCAATGCAATTCATTTACATAAACCTAATTTTTTGGTGAAATGTATTACtagagtaattaattaatttgaacctgATATCGTTTTAATCGAATGATGGCAGCATGAATAGAAAGCTGAAGCGTTTTAATTATTCAGTTTTGATGGAAGGCGATGGATTTATGGTTGTAGTAGTTGTAGGTCGATATTAAGATACAGTTCCGAATTTATCTTGATGATGAGGATATGGCATTTCGATGATTTTACTGCAGGATTTGTTATTTCGGGAAGGAGAATTCTGACCAATGCACATGTTGTGGCGGATCATACTTTTGTCCTTGTGAGAAAGCACGGCTCTCCTGCCAAATATAGAGCACATGTCCAGGCTGTTGGTCATGAGTGTGATCTGGCTATCCTTATGGTCGAAAGTGAAGAGTTCTGGGAAGGGGTGAACTGTTTGGAGCTTGGCGATGTTCCCTTCCTCCAAGAGTCCGTTGCAGTTGTCGGTTATCCACAAGGTAATGTGCGTTTAC encodes:
- the LOC121783282 gene encoding endoglucanase 12-like, producing the protein MQRAAEEFRHRFWQVNPIPHEFAAINPKQIRDFFTKTEKMHNHWGGSLEIAADSAVEDEKSRNNLDWDRASLANQGYNGNLDQTQQSWLLGPPEKKKKKYVDLGCIVCSRKVFKWTILSILIAFVVIGLPIIIAKAIPKHKRAPPPPDNYTVALRKALLFFNAQKSGKLPKSNGIPWRGDSGLQDGSDLSDVKGGLVGGYYDAGDNSKFHFPMSFAMTMLSWSVIEYEHKYREIGEYNHVRDLIKWGTDYLLLTFNSSATKIDKIYSQVGGSRNGSTTPDDHTCWQRPEDMDYDRPVQTTTTGPELAGEMAAAMAAASILFRDNNAYSKKLRKGAETVFAFARDGGRRNRYSRGNPFIEPYYNSTGYYDEYMWGSAWLFYATGNSSYLSLATNPGMSSNSKAFYMIPDLSVLSWDNKLPAAMLVLVRTRLFLNPGYPYEDMLKMYHNVTGLTMCSYLRRYNVFNFTQGGMIQLNHGKAQNLQYTANAAFLASIFADYLNETGVPGWYCGSNFMPISVLKDFATSQINYILGDNPAKMSYVVGFGKKFPRQVHHRAASIPKDRTKYSCSGGFRWRDAKTPNPHNITGAMVGGPDRFDKFKDVRANYSYTEPTLAGNAGLVAALVSLTTSGGVGIDKNSIFTAVPPLYPVSPPPPPPWKP
- the LOC121784666 gene encoding beta-hexosaminidase 3-like, with the protein product MLRMGRTRLKIAYIWYLVCFFAKSCDADDTNEVNIWPMPVSVSFGSGNLHLSNDFELITKGSKFADASGTLKEAFFRTIDIVRSSHVVELDTSKINPSLVLKGIHVIISSPSDELQYGIDESYKLNIPAHGKPVYAYIEAKTVYGALHGLQTFSQICSYSISSRGISVHQVPWIIADQPRFSYRGLLIDTARHYQPLQVIKKIIDAMAYTKLNVLHWHIVDTQSFPLEIPSYPKLWDGSFTIFERYTVADAVEIVSYAKKRGINVLAEIDVPGHAESWGFGYPSLRPSENCTRPLDVSNDFTFKLIDGILSDFSKIFKFKFIHLGGDEVDTSCWILTPHVRSWLQKQGMDDSAAYQYFVLRVQKLALSHGYEIINWEETFNDFGSKLNPQTVVHNWIGGGVAEKIVKAGLRCIVSNQDKWYLDHYIRWQDFYANEPLENITNHELHSRVLGGEVCMWGELIDAGDIEQMVWPRAAAAAERMWTSYDKLAKDPSDVRGRLSHFRCLLNQRGVAAGPLEGLGKTSPYGPGSCYTK